One genomic region from Chlamydia poikilotherma encodes:
- a CDS encoding tetratricopeptide repeat protein, which translates to MEEAAKHLAKEFLCSGINFFLSGEYEQAERRLKETLELDPTAALAYCYLGIIALELGRIPEALTWCTKGLESEPGDSYLRYCYGVALDRDNRCEEAIEQYRAYVILHPDDAECWFSLGGVYHRLGRYIEAIECFDKILDLDPWNPQSLYNKAVVLTDMDNESEAITLLETTVSKNPLYWKAWIKLGYLLSRHKEWDKATEAYERVVQLRPDLSDGHYNLGLCYLTLDKTRLALKAFQEALFLNEEDADAHFYVGLAHMDLKQNQLASDAFHRALGINLEHERSHYLLGYLYHMEGQSEKAEKELSFLTVKDSMFAPLLQKTVSSGQFERRLDVLP; encoded by the coding sequence ATGGAAGAAGCTGCGAAACATCTAGCGAAAGAATTTCTCTGCTCAGGAATTAACTTCTTTTTGAGTGGAGAATATGAACAGGCAGAACGAAGACTAAAAGAAACTTTAGAGCTAGATCCTACAGCAGCGCTAGCTTATTGTTATTTAGGAATTATTGCTTTAGAGCTGGGAAGAATTCCTGAAGCGTTAACTTGGTGCACAAAAGGATTAGAATCCGAGCCTGGTGATAGCTATTTACGTTATTGCTATGGCGTAGCTTTAGATCGTGATAATCGTTGCGAAGAGGCAATTGAACAGTATCGTGCTTATGTGATTTTGCATCCAGATGATGCCGAATGTTGGTTTAGTTTAGGGGGAGTCTATCATCGTTTAGGTAGATACATAGAAGCAATAGAGTGTTTCGATAAAATCTTAGATCTTGATCCTTGGAATCCACAAAGTTTGTATAATAAAGCCGTTGTTTTAACAGATATGGATAATGAGTCAGAAGCCATTACTCTATTAGAGACTACGGTAAGTAAAAACCCTTTGTATTGGAAGGCATGGATAAAATTAGGTTACTTGCTCTCGCGTCATAAGGAATGGGATAAGGCTACGGAAGCTTATGAAAGGGTTGTGCAGCTACGTCCTGATCTATCTGACGGTCATTACAATTTGGGTTTATGTTATCTCACCTTAGATAAAACACGATTAGCTTTGAAAGCTTTTCAGGAAGCCCTCTTTTTAAATGAAGAAGATGCGGATGCGCATTTTTATGTTGGGCTAGCCCATATGGATCTTAAGCAGAATCAACTTGCATCTGATGCTTTTCATCGTGCGCTTGGGATTAATTTAGAACATGAACGCTCCCATTATCTTCTCGGCTATCTTTATCACATGGAAGGGCAATCAGAAAAAGCAGAAAAAGAATTATCATTCTTAACTGTAAAAGATTCCATGTTCGCTCCGTTGCTACAGAAAACCGTATCTTCAGGTCAATTTGAACGTAGATTGGATGTGTTGCCATAA
- the sufC gene encoding Fe-S cluster assembly ATPase SufC, which yields MLHIQNLHVCCEDVKILDNLNLHISPGELHIIMGPNGAGKSTFAKVLSGDDSVSIISGDISLLGQDLLEKAPEERAQMGLFIGFQQPPEIPGVNNKLFLKDAYNACRRSRQEEEIAEAEFDMLLSSVSETYEFESFEHFLERNINEGFSGGERKKNEIWQMLVLESEMILLDEPDSGLDVDALRFVCKTIEKYRELHPRSAICIVTHNPKLGNLLQPDYVHILLEGRIACSGGISLMRELEEKSYHEVLSCSSRG from the coding sequence ATGCTACATATACAAAACTTACACGTATGCTGTGAGGATGTTAAAATCCTGGATAATTTAAATTTACATATCTCTCCAGGAGAATTACATATTATTATGGGCCCTAATGGAGCAGGAAAATCTACCTTTGCTAAAGTGTTGTCAGGAGATGATAGCGTTTCTATTATTTCTGGAGATATTAGCTTATTAGGTCAGGATCTATTAGAAAAAGCTCCTGAAGAACGTGCGCAAATGGGATTATTTATAGGATTTCAACAACCTCCAGAAATTCCTGGCGTAAATAATAAGCTCTTTTTGAAAGACGCCTATAATGCTTGCAGGCGTTCTCGCCAGGAAGAAGAAATAGCAGAAGCTGAATTTGATATGCTTTTGTCCTCTGTTTCTGAAACCTATGAATTCGAATCGTTTGAGCATTTCTTAGAAAGAAATATCAATGAAGGATTTTCTGGTGGAGAGAGAAAGAAAAATGAAATTTGGCAAATGCTTGTTTTAGAATCAGAAATGATATTGTTAGATGAGCCTGATTCAGGGTTAGATGTTGATGCTTTAAGGTTCGTCTGTAAAACAATTGAGAAATATCGCGAGCTTCATCCTAGAAGCGCTATTTGTATAGTCACTCATAACCCTAAATTAGGAAATCTTCTTCAACCCGATTATGTACATATCCTATTAGAAGGAAGGATAGCATGTTCAGGAGGAATTTCTTTGATGCGAGAGCTAGAAGAAAAGAGTTATCACGAAGTATTGTCCTGCTCTTCTCGGGGGTAA
- the rpsB gene encoding 30S ribosomal protein S2: MEAGAHFGHQTRRWNPKMKLYIFEEKNGLYIINLAKTLYQLRHALPQVCKVIKENKPILFVGTKKQAKCVIKEAAIEAGEYFVAERWLGGMLTNMTTIRNSIKTLDKIEKDLTQNSSYLTKKEIALLGKRHQKLLKNLEGIRYLRKIPGLVIVVDPSYEKIAVAEAKKLGIPVLALVDTNCDPTPIDYVVPCNDDSLKSIRLIINAIKENIVNTKKKLGVEIVSPIKALNTEDASEEIDIYATGDDNRHEDLLAKKYDSNEAN; encoded by the coding sequence ATGGAAGCGGGTGCTCATTTTGGGCATCAAACGCGCAGATGGAATCCAAAGATGAAACTTTACATCTTTGAGGAGAAAAACGGTCTTTACATCATTAATCTAGCAAAAACTCTTTATCAACTACGTCACGCTCTTCCCCAAGTGTGTAAGGTCATTAAAGAGAATAAGCCTATTCTTTTCGTTGGAACTAAAAAACAGGCCAAATGTGTCATCAAAGAAGCCGCTATAGAAGCTGGTGAATACTTTGTTGCGGAGAGATGGTTAGGCGGTATGTTAACCAACATGACGACTATCAGAAACTCCATTAAAACTTTGGATAAAATCGAAAAAGATCTTACTCAAAATAGTTCTTACCTAACAAAAAAAGAAATTGCCTTACTTGGTAAGCGTCATCAAAAATTATTAAAAAACTTGGAAGGTATCCGTTATCTAAGAAAGATTCCTGGTTTGGTTATAGTTGTTGATCCTAGCTATGAAAAAATTGCTGTCGCAGAAGCTAAAAAACTCGGCATCCCCGTATTAGCACTAGTTGACACTAACTGTGACCCAACACCGATTGACTATGTTGTTCCATGTAATGACGATTCTTTAAAAAGCATTCGTTTAATCATTAACGCTATTAAAGAAAACATCGTTAATACCAAGAAAAAACTTGGCGTCGAAATTGTTTCTCCAATTAAAGCTTTAAACACTGAAGATGCGTCTGAAGAAATCGATATCTACGCAACCGGTGATGACAATCGTCATGAAGATTTATTAGCAAAAAAATACGACAGTAATGAGGCTAACTAA
- a CDS encoding porin → MKKLLKSALLFAATGSALSLQALPVGNPAEPSLLIDGTMWEGASGDPCDPCSTWCDAISIRAGYYGDYVFDRVLKVDVNKTVSGMAAAPTGASGTASGTSTPVERPNLAYGKHMQDAEWFTNAAFLALNIWDRFDVFCTLGATNGYFKSNSAAFSLVGLIGVAGGSLNANELPNVFMTQGIVELYTDTTFSWSVGARGALWECGCATLGAEFQYAQSNPKIETLNVICNTAQFAIHKPRGYKNQAFPLPLNAGTVEATDTKSAIIKYHEWQVGMALSYRLNMLVPYIGVKWSRATFDADSIRIAQPKLATAILDLTAWNPTLLGSATSVDGTNKFSDFMQIVSMQVDKMKSRKACGIAIGATLIDADKWSITGEARLIDERAAHLNAQFRF, encoded by the coding sequence ATGAAAAAACTCTTAAAATCGGCATTACTGTTTGCCGCTACGGGTTCCGCTCTCTCCTTACAAGCCTTGCCTGTAGGGAATCCAGCTGAACCAAGTTTATTAATCGATGGCACTATGTGGGAAGGTGCTTCAGGTGATCCTTGTGATCCTTGCTCTACTTGGTGTGATGCTATCAGCATCCGCGCAGGATACTACGGAGATTATGTTTTCGATCGTGTATTAAAAGTTGATGTTAATAAAACTGTCAGCGGAATGGCAGCTGCTCCTACAGGAGCTTCTGGAACAGCTTCTGGAACGAGTACCCCAGTAGAAAGACCGAATCTTGCTTATGGAAAACATATGCAAGATGCGGAATGGTTCACAAATGCTGCTTTCCTAGCATTAAACATTTGGGATCGTTTCGATGTTTTTTGCACTTTAGGTGCTACTAATGGCTATTTTAAATCTAATTCTGCAGCTTTTAGTCTTGTTGGCTTAATTGGAGTTGCTGGAGGATCCTTAAATGCTAATGAACTTCCTAACGTATTCATGACACAAGGTATTGTAGAGCTTTACACTGACACAACATTCTCTTGGAGCGTTGGTGCACGTGGAGCTCTATGGGAATGTGGTTGTGCAACTTTAGGAGCGGAATTCCAATATGCCCAATCTAATCCTAAGATAGAAACTCTTAATGTCATCTGCAATACTGCACAATTTGCAATACACAAGCCTAGAGGATACAAAAATCAAGCTTTCCCTCTTCCTCTAAATGCAGGCACAGTGGAGGCTACGGACACTAAGTCCGCTATAATTAAATACCATGAATGGCAAGTTGGTATGGCTCTTTCTTATAGATTGAATATGCTTGTCCCATATATTGGAGTGAAGTGGTCAAGAGCTACATTTGATGCTGATTCAATCCGCATCGCGCAACCTAAATTAGCTACAGCTATTTTAGACTTAACAGCTTGGAATCCTACGTTATTAGGAAGTGCTACATCCGTTGATGGAACTAATAAATTTTCTGACTTCATGCAAATTGTTTCTATGCAAGTTGATAAAATGAAATCTAGAAAAGCTTGCGGTATCGCTATTGGCGCAACTTTAATTGATGCTGACAAATGGTCTATCACTGGTGAAGCACGCTTGATCGATGAAAGAGCTGCTCATTTGAACGCTCAATTCAGATTCTAA
- the sufD gene encoding Fe-S cluster assembly protein SufD, whose amino-acid sequence MLSFLEHSCPIAKDSPVHQATRVCYEKHSESESFKEIFRAFSWLKDLTQSPEKYHIAHGGSETAKQHWLHHQNSLSCECILINGKYEPFLSQLPEGVLSMSLRDAHSVFSTFIQRYDVDTQPLAFLNAVCSQEEGVVIYIPEEFQVSELLSIRHISFPTSQDDRMIYSPKIILILGKQSSCSVQISHHTERESGVAESFAIINGVTEVFVSEGAELSLTMLPKYINEERISWSHIATIEEQGACSIAQQLLEDAGGYGWFDNTFSMIGNNSHGESLVSALSPRKTWVRNLMHHDAESTTSRQNIKSILYSGHFLFEGGIHVTSRGMFTDAYQKHDTLLLNDNARVTTFPRLEIFTDDVKASHGATVGPLDAQQIFYMQSRGMTREEAQKKLVRGFLSIESSLEHFPKLSMRMQSQEVTKEYSIDGM is encoded by the coding sequence ATGTTAAGTTTTTTAGAGCATAGTTGCCCTATAGCTAAAGATTCTCCTGTGCATCAAGCTACACGAGTGTGCTATGAAAAACATTCCGAATCGGAATCATTTAAAGAGATTTTCCGTGCTTTTTCTTGGCTTAAAGATCTTACGCAATCTCCAGAGAAGTATCATATTGCTCATGGGGGATCTGAGACAGCAAAGCAACATTGGTTACATCATCAGAATTCCCTATCCTGTGAATGTATTTTAATTAATGGTAAATACGAACCTTTTCTTTCTCAATTGCCAGAGGGTGTATTATCGATGTCTTTAAGGGATGCGCACTCCGTTTTCTCTACTTTTATTCAAAGATACGATGTAGATACACAGCCTCTGGCGTTTCTGAATGCTGTATGTTCTCAGGAAGAAGGTGTGGTTATCTATATTCCTGAGGAATTTCAGGTAAGTGAACTTTTAAGTATTCGACATATTAGTTTCCCAACATCTCAGGATGATCGGATGATTTATTCCCCAAAGATTATCTTAATTTTAGGAAAGCAGTCCAGCTGTTCTGTTCAAATTTCTCATCATACTGAACGAGAGAGCGGTGTTGCTGAAAGCTTTGCTATTATTAATGGTGTTACAGAAGTCTTTGTATCTGAGGGCGCTGAGTTGTCATTGACTATGCTGCCTAAATACATTAATGAAGAAAGAATAAGCTGGTCACATATAGCGACTATCGAAGAGCAAGGAGCGTGTTCCATAGCCCAACAGCTTCTTGAAGATGCTGGAGGTTATGGTTGGTTTGATAATACTTTTTCTATGATAGGGAATAACTCTCATGGAGAATCTTTGGTTTCTGCATTATCTCCAAGAAAGACATGGGTAAGAAATCTTATGCATCATGATGCAGAATCCACAACATCACGACAAAATATCAAATCGATTTTATATTCTGGGCATTTCCTTTTTGAGGGAGGTATCCATGTAACCTCTCGTGGAATGTTTACCGACGCTTATCAAAAGCATGATACATTATTGCTTAATGACAATGCTCGTGTAACAACTTTTCCAAGATTAGAAATTTTTACTGATGATGTTAAAGCTTCTCATGGAGCTACGGTAGGACCGTTAGACGCTCAGCAGATATTCTATATGCAATCTCGTGGAATGACGCGTGAAGAAGCTCAAAAGAAACTTGTTCGAGGATTTTTATCCATAGAATCTTCTTTGGAACATTTTCCGAAATTATCGATGCGAATGCAATCGCAAGAAGTTACTAAGGAGTACTCTATAGATGGTATGTAG
- the sufB gene encoding Fe-S cluster assembly protein SufB has translation MSQPIEDFLQNHEDYPYGFVTPIESEGLTRGLNEETIEKISQLRNEPSFILDFRLKAYQHWKKLQEPAWARLNYDPIDYEDIVYFSAPKQKNPLGRLEEADPEILETFKKLGIPLDEQKRLLNVENVAVDLVFDSVSIGTTFKEALDKAGVIFCSMSEAIREYPELIKKYLGSVVSHRDNYFAALNAAVFSDGSFVYIPKGVRCPMEISTYFRINDKESGQFERTLIIAEDDSFVSYLEGCTAPSFSSNQLHAAVVELVAHERAVVRYSTVQNWFSGDKKTGKGGIYNFVTKRGLCAGYKSKISWSQVEVGAAITWKYPSCILRGKESVGEFYSIALTNGKMQADTGTKMIHVGEKTTSTIVSKGISSEESHNTFRSLVSISAGAVGSHNYTQCDSMLIGQSCGAYTDPKIVVENSRSSVEHEATTSKLRADQLMYLRSRGLSAEEAVSLVVHGFCREIIEQLPLEFAREASKLLFVKLENSVG, from the coding sequence ATGAGCCAACCCATAGAAGATTTTTTGCAGAATCATGAAGATTATCCCTATGGGTTCGTCACGCCTATAGAGTCAGAGGGGTTGACAAGAGGTCTTAATGAAGAGACTATTGAAAAAATCTCCCAGCTGCGCAACGAACCTTCCTTCATTCTAGATTTTCGCTTAAAAGCTTACCAGCATTGGAAAAAATTACAGGAACCCGCTTGGGCTAGACTGAATTATGACCCCATTGATTATGAGGACATAGTCTATTTTTCTGCTCCAAAGCAAAAAAATCCTTTAGGACGTTTAGAGGAGGCCGATCCTGAAATTTTAGAAACTTTTAAGAAATTAGGGATCCCTTTAGACGAACAAAAACGTTTATTAAATGTTGAGAACGTTGCTGTAGATTTGGTTTTTGATTCGGTGTCAATAGGAACGACATTCAAAGAAGCTTTGGATAAGGCTGGGGTAATTTTTTGCTCAATGAGCGAAGCGATTCGTGAATATCCCGAGTTAATAAAAAAATATTTAGGATCAGTTGTTTCTCATAGGGATAACTATTTTGCAGCTTTAAATGCTGCTGTTTTTAGTGACGGCTCTTTTGTCTATATTCCGAAGGGTGTACGTTGCCCTATGGAGATCTCTACATATTTTAGGATCAATGATAAGGAGTCGGGGCAGTTTGAGCGCACTTTAATTATTGCAGAAGATGATTCTTTTGTGAGTTATCTCGAGGGATGTACAGCCCCGTCATTCTCTTCAAATCAGCTGCACGCAGCTGTCGTAGAGCTTGTGGCGCATGAACGGGCTGTCGTTCGTTATTCTACCGTGCAAAATTGGTTTTCTGGGGATAAGAAAACAGGCAAAGGTGGAATTTATAATTTTGTAACCAAGCGTGGCTTATGCGCAGGATACAAATCAAAAATCTCTTGGTCTCAGGTTGAAGTTGGAGCGGCAATTACTTGGAAATATCCTAGCTGCATTTTGAGGGGGAAAGAAAGTGTTGGGGAGTTTTATTCCATAGCTTTAACAAATGGCAAAATGCAAGCCGATACTGGGACAAAGATGATTCATGTGGGGGAAAAAACAACTTCAACAATAGTTTCCAAGGGTATCTCTTCGGAGGAATCTCATAATACTTTCAGAAGTCTTGTTTCTATTTCAGCAGGGGCTGTGGGAAGTCATAACTACACGCAATGTGATTCGATGCTGATTGGACAATCATGTGGCGCCTATACCGATCCTAAAATTGTGGTAGAAAACTCTAGGTCATCTGTTGAACATGAGGCAACGACATCAAAATTACGAGCAGATCAGTTAATGTATTTGCGTAGTAGAGGATTGAGTGCGGAAGAGGCTGTAAGCTTAGTAGTTCATGGTTTTTGTCGTGAGATTATCGAACAGTTACCTTTAGAGTTTGCTCGAGAAGCTTCGAAATTGTTGTTTGTTAAGTTAGAAAATAGCGTGGGGTAG
- a CDS encoding penicillin-binding transpeptidase domain-containing protein, translated as MKPPNKRRSYLTVPEKTNRLLSGIIVTLAIIAVRLWHLAVVEHDQKLEEAYKPQMRVIPELVERATICDRFGKVLAENKMQYDVSVAYGAIHDLPSRAWHVHADGTRELIPVRKNYVTRLSELLAQELHLDKDAIEDNIHAKASVLGSVPYLVQANVSERTYLRLKMMSKHWPGLHVEPTVRRYYPMGKMASDILGYVGPISAQEYKRVTHELSKLRECVRAYEEGENPKFPEGLASIDQVRSLLNSLENNAYSLNALIGKLGIEACWDGKLRGQLGKKTVLVDRRGNFIQGLNEIAATSGKKLQLTLSTELQAFADALLLEHEKTEQFRSTRSLKKQKFLPPLFPWIKGGAIIALDPNNGQILAMASSPRYHNNDFIDMRVGSDSEARSEVYRWLENTEHVAEVYDRKVPLRRERRDPLTGLYYDEELSLTLDYFLDFILPNTSELKSVVKSYGTVENAIKLQQSVERLLNIFSYSEGHCSCSSIFDAVFPSEQEHIAIGRVISIKQQQWISHCCKDYEEEIEDIKKDLEPFFSELPSNYDKLLLIDLFQMVVDPSKVNSELLSSVGSLSLSEFFDCQGHYVALRSAFSKIVEDIFVEVDFKEWRKLYFAKFLEVKRKEENDRKQRYPTPYVDYLLEEKRAQYQDFRRCYLDKFLAYLLSGQGQTEYLKAYYEAISIWKGELERGAHKALPWYEHYEFLKQKFSDSSIDQLHLFLSFREFSELQRPLYGNYAPMLTRNVPQKEQDLAAAFYPAYGYGYLRPHAFCQAATLGSIFKLVSAYSVLSQEVMRGNVDIDYLSRLLVIIDRQSFGYVSSKPHVGFFKDGSPIPSFYHGGILPKNDYAGRGRIDLIAALEMSSNPYFSLLVGEHLSDPEDLCHAASLFGFGEKTGIGLPGEYAGVIPHDVAYNRSGLYATAIGQHTLVVTPLQTAVMMAALVNGGSLYVPNLILGEWDGEEFISASSVKKRDVFMPECITELFKSGMHNVIWGNYGTTRSICDQFSPELLNRVIGKTSTAESIVRVGLDRQYGNMKMKHVWFAAVGFADAELIHPDIVVIVYLRLGEFGRDAAPIAVKMIEKWDKIRKKEGFSANQ; from the coding sequence ATGAAACCTCCTAATAAGCGTCGTTCTTATCTTACAGTTCCAGAAAAGACCAACAGACTATTGTCGGGGATTATCGTAACATTGGCGATAATTGCTGTGCGTTTGTGGCATCTTGCTGTTGTTGAGCATGATCAGAAATTAGAAGAAGCTTATAAACCGCAAATGAGAGTAATTCCCGAGCTTGTTGAGCGGGCAACGATTTGCGATCGTTTTGGTAAAGTGTTGGCAGAAAATAAGATGCAATACGATGTGAGTGTAGCTTATGGAGCTATTCATGATTTACCATCTAGGGCTTGGCATGTTCATGCAGACGGAACTCGTGAGCTTATTCCTGTTAGGAAAAATTATGTTACGCGTTTATCGGAACTCCTTGCTCAAGAGCTACATTTGGATAAAGATGCGATTGAAGATAATATTCATGCTAAAGCCTCCGTATTGGGTTCCGTACCGTATTTAGTTCAAGCTAATGTTTCTGAGCGTACATATTTAAGATTAAAGATGATGTCAAAACATTGGCCTGGTTTGCATGTAGAGCCTACTGTACGACGTTATTATCCTATGGGAAAGATGGCCTCGGATATTTTAGGTTATGTAGGACCGATTAGCGCTCAAGAATATAAGCGAGTAACGCATGAATTAAGTAAGTTGCGAGAATGTGTTCGAGCCTATGAGGAAGGTGAAAATCCGAAATTTCCTGAAGGTTTAGCAAGTATAGATCAGGTGCGTTCTTTATTAAATTCTTTAGAGAACAATGCTTATAGTTTAAATGCCCTAATTGGGAAGCTAGGCATAGAGGCATGCTGGGATGGGAAATTACGCGGTCAATTAGGAAAGAAAACTGTTCTTGTAGATCGCCGTGGTAACTTCATTCAAGGTCTTAATGAAATAGCCGCAACCTCTGGTAAGAAACTCCAGCTTACATTGTCAACAGAGCTACAGGCATTTGCAGATGCTTTGCTTTTAGAGCATGAAAAAACAGAACAGTTTCGTTCAACACGATCATTAAAGAAACAAAAGTTTCTACCCCCTTTATTTCCTTGGATTAAGGGAGGAGCAATTATTGCTTTAGATCCTAATAACGGTCAAATTTTGGCCATGGCCTCATCTCCGCGTTATCACAATAATGACTTTATCGATATGAGGGTCGGATCGGATTCAGAAGCGAGATCTGAAGTATATCGTTGGTTAGAAAATACTGAGCATGTTGCAGAAGTGTATGATAGGAAAGTTCCTTTGCGCCGTGAAAGGAGAGATCCTCTTACGGGTTTATACTACGATGAGGAGCTTTCTCTTACTTTGGATTATTTCTTGGATTTCATTTTACCAAATACATCAGAGCTTAAGTCAGTTGTTAAGAGTTATGGGACTGTAGAGAATGCTATCAAACTGCAGCAGAGTGTAGAACGTTTATTGAATATTTTCTCTTATTCTGAAGGGCATTGTTCATGCTCTTCTATATTTGATGCGGTATTTCCTTCTGAACAAGAGCATATTGCTATAGGCAGAGTGATTTCTATAAAGCAGCAGCAGTGGATAAGTCATTGCTGCAAAGACTATGAGGAAGAAATAGAAGACATTAAGAAAGATCTTGAACCATTTTTTTCTGAACTTCCATCGAATTACGATAAGCTTTTGCTTATAGATCTATTTCAGATGGTTGTTGATCCTTCTAAAGTTAATTCTGAGCTACTTTCATCTGTAGGATCTCTTTCTTTATCAGAATTTTTCGATTGTCAGGGACATTATGTAGCTTTGCGTAGTGCCTTTTCCAAGATCGTAGAAGACATTTTTGTTGAGGTAGATTTCAAAGAGTGGAGGAAGCTCTATTTTGCGAAGTTTCTAGAGGTTAAGCGAAAAGAGGAAAACGATAGGAAACAACGTTATCCCACGCCGTATGTGGATTATTTATTAGAAGAAAAACGAGCACAATATCAGGATTTCCGTCGTTGTTACCTTGATAAGTTTTTAGCGTATTTACTTTCTGGGCAAGGGCAAACGGAATATCTAAAAGCTTATTACGAAGCCATTTCGATATGGAAAGGGGAATTAGAAAGAGGTGCGCATAAGGCATTGCCATGGTACGAGCATTATGAGTTTTTAAAACAAAAGTTTTCTGATTCTTCAATTGATCAATTGCATTTGTTCTTGTCTTTTAGAGAATTTTCTGAGCTTCAGCGGCCTCTCTATGGAAATTATGCCCCAATGCTTACAAGAAATGTTCCTCAAAAAGAACAAGATTTAGCAGCAGCATTTTATCCTGCTTATGGTTACGGCTATTTACGTCCTCATGCTTTTTGTCAGGCGGCGACTTTAGGATCTATTTTTAAGCTTGTCTCTGCTTATTCTGTATTATCTCAGGAAGTGATGCGAGGAAATGTTGATATAGACTATCTATCGCGTTTGCTTGTTATTATTGATAGACAGTCTTTCGGTTATGTAAGTTCTAAGCCACACGTTGGCTTTTTTAAAGACGGCTCTCCTATTCCTTCATTTTATCATGGAGGGATTTTACCAAAGAATGACTATGCAGGGCGCGGACGTATTGATTTGATTGCTGCTTTAGAGATGTCTAGTAACCCTTATTTTTCCTTGCTTGTCGGCGAGCATCTCTCTGATCCTGAAGATTTATGTCATGCGGCCTCTTTATTTGGTTTTGGAGAGAAAACAGGGATAGGCTTGCCGGGAGAGTATGCTGGTGTAATTCCTCATGATGTGGCCTACAATCGTTCAGGATTATATGCCACTGCTATAGGACAGCATACTCTTGTTGTTACTCCTTTGCAAACGGCTGTGATGATGGCAGCACTGGTTAATGGGGGATCTCTTTATGTTCCTAATTTAATTTTAGGAGAATGGGATGGAGAAGAGTTTATTTCGGCATCTTCTGTGAAAAAACGAGATGTGTTTATGCCTGAGTGCATAACGGAATTGTTTAAATCCGGTATGCATAATGTCATTTGGGGAAATTATGGAACTACAAGAAGTATTTGTGATCAGTTTAGTCCTGAGTTATTAAATCGAGTTATTGGAAAGACAAGCACGGCAGAATCTATAGTGCGGGTAGGTTTAGATCGACAATATGGAAATATGAAGATGAAGCACGTGTGGTTTGCTGCTGTGGGATTTGCTGATGCTGAACTTATTCATCCTGATATTGTTGTGATTGTCTATTTGCGTCTTGGAGAGTTTGGAAGGGACGCAGCGCCTATAGCTGTAAAAATGATAGAAAAATGGGATAAAATAAGAAAAAAAGAAGGTTTTTCTGCCAATCAGTAG